The following are from one region of the Acipenser ruthenus chromosome 19, fAciRut3.2 maternal haplotype, whole genome shotgun sequence genome:
- the LOC117424501 gene encoding chromodomain-helicase-DNA-binding protein 9 isoform X11, translated as MSSVKRPRGRPPSSKNTNGSGSQSKLHSPQVRSSPVYSERRLKKAAAAAAVMMEVLVEDKQEKANRIISEAIAKAKERGEKNIPRVMSPESFPSSSSEARQERKAARRLKSKPKPKDKLSKKAKSGPSSKSKQKTKIGSPYSKRDSSSSNSSKLPHCRSLSVSGAGTMTPKPTVLRPVNSTSSLHKKIVIKFGKKKRKSESSDEESDSEPTPRRSSKDDDSKRRSNRQVKRKKYVEEGECKISDEEKKVTVKVKRAGTAPRKEHALQLFVENPSEEDAAVVDKIMSSRRVKKEVTPGVMAEVEEFYVKYKNYSYLHCEWATEQQLLKDKRIHLKIKRFKIKQAQRAHFFADMEEDPFNPDYVEVDRVLDVSYCEDKDTGEPLIYYLVKWSSLPYEDSTWELKEDVDQSKIEEFELLQAARADPRRRERPPANMWKKKEESREYQNGNQLRDYQLEGVNWLLFNWYNRRNCILADEMGLGKTIQSITFLEEIYLTGIRGPFLIIAPLSTIANWEREFRTWTHLNVIVYHGSMISRQMLQQYEMYCRDSQGRVVRGAYKFQAIITTFEMILGGSPELNAIEWRCVIIDEAHRLKNKNCKLLEGFKLMNLEHKVLLTGTPLQNTVEELFSLLHFLEPSHFPSESTFMQEFGDLKTEEQVQKLQAILKPMMLRRLKEDVEKKLAPKQETIIEVELTNIQKKYYRAILEKNFSFLSKGVGQANVPNLVNTMMELRKCCNHPYLIKGAEEKILEDFRETYSPASLNFHLQAMIQSAGKLVLIDKLLPKMKAGGHKVLIFSQMVRCLDILEDYLIQRRYLYERIDGRVRGNLRQAAIDRFSKPDSDRFVFLLCTRAGGLGINLTAADTCIIFDSDWNPQNDLQAQARCHRIGQDKAVKVYRLITRNSYEREMFDRASLKLGLDKAVLQSMSGRDNSTGGQMQQLSKKEIENLLRRGAYGAIMDEEDEGSKFCEEDIDQILQRRTKTITIESEGRGSTFAKASFVASGNRTDISLDDPNFWDKWAKKAEIDMDALNDRNSLVIDTPRVRKQTRPFSATKEELAELSEGESEGDDKPKLRRPHDRLSGYGRTECFRVEKNLLVYGWGRWRDILQHSRFKRQLNEHDVEVICRALLSYCLVHYRGDDKIKSFMWDLIAPSEDGQTKELQNHLGLSAPVPRGRKGKKMKTQPSTFDIQKAEWLHKHNPEHLLQDEGYKKHIKHHCNKVLLRVRMLYYLKQEVIGDHFQKVIDGADSSEIDMWVPEPDHSELPANWWDADADKNLLLGVFKHGYEKYSTIRGDPALSFLERVGKPDEKAIAAEQRANDYMDGDGDDPEYKPAPALLKDEMEDDVSSPGELIIADGNGDGQMMMMMEGDTIYWPPPSALTTRLRRLITAYQRNTKNRQVRQIRQIRQIQQVYPVQPSALPPAHQELINRKIAAKIERQQRWTRREEADFYRVVSTFGVVFDPEQGRFDWTKFRAMARLHKKTDESLQKYLCAFSAMCRRVCRLPPKEGESADPSISIQAITEERASRTLYRIELLRKVREQVLRHPQLYERLQLCHPSQDLPVWWETGTHDRDLLIGAAKHGVSRTDYHILRDPELSFMTAQRNYSQNKGVQSRTPTPLLQQQQQHQMGLAGSPLTPQPRLQDPKTGQPEDSQPKAERTDQLKEEPHTSEEEGFGSAGESKVKLEPWSPQGGACVSLGALDSKAEGERRMVAARTEPLTPSSVVKKQKRSSKRGRGGGGVGEGEGGGGSDSDSDGSSSSSRSSSSSSSSSCSRSGSSSSSSSSSSSSCSSGSSSSSSSSSSSSEDSDSDSEDRKENVEVTPVVKGFDEDSVASLSTTHDETQDSFLTDNGPPSSAHVFQGGYMLAASYWPKDRGMINRLDSICQAVLKGKWPTVRKSYDGTAVASFYTTKLLDSPGADTGLQGHPAPRDEPALSSPMSKEGGLKLTFQKQAPPQKRPLDSEEGPLGQQQYLARLRELQSASDTSLADFSKSLPAPAAAAATAASSQLRPNGVLDGQPAVKKRRGRRKNVEGMDLLFMTKNKPAPNHLSPGGGSGPKDSSCVNPAQVLSQPPGALDTESRVPVINLKDGTRLAGHDAPKKKDLEKWLKDHPGYVADVGAFIPGKMTFQDGRPKQKRHRCRNPNKIDVNSLTGEERVQVINRRNARKVGGAFAPPLKDLCRFLQENREYGVPPEWAEVVKHSGFLPESMFDRILTGPVVRQEVSRRGRRPKSEVSKAVAGSSGPAMAVNPLLTNGLLSEMDLSSLQALQQNLQNLQSLQLTAGLMGLPAGDANNLASMFPMMLSGMAGLPNLLGMSGLLGTCPEGPGSEDRKGSSADPSAAEAKGDRTEGPLAGSGEASMTSSPSTSTAAPPSASAVASAAAASNHPLALNPLLLSSMLYPGMLLTPGLNLPIPPLSQSNLFDMQQSTNSDSSAAKASEGAVQETPGEPQEEGSGESERGPVGVDPQRDNSTEEGSEKGASSSSSESGSSSSSSDDSDSSDED; from the exons CCCCCTTCCTCTAAGAACACTAATGGTTCAGGCTCCCAGTCCAAGCTGCACAGCCCCCAGGTGAGGAGCAGCCCGGTGTACTCTGAGAGGAGGCTGAAGAAGGCAGCGGCGGCGGCAGCTGTGATGATGGAGGTTCTCGTGGAGGACAAGCAGGAGAAGGCCAACCGCATCATCTCAGAGGCCATCGCCAAGGCGAAGGAGCGCGGGGAGAAGAACATCCCACGCGTCATGAGCCCCGAGAGCTTCCCCAGCTCCTCCAGCGAGGCCCGGCAGGAGCGCAAGGCGGCACGCCGGCTCAAATCCAAACCTAAACCCAAGGACAAGCTCTCCAAGAAGGCCAAGAGTGGCCCGTCCTCCAAATCCAAGCAGAAGACCAAAATCGG CTCCCCCTACTCAAAGagggacagcagcagcagcaacagcagcaagcTCCCCCACTGCCGCAGCCTGTCGGTGAGCGGTGCCGGTACGATGACCCCCAAGCCAACAGTACTGAGACCCGTGAACTCAACGAGCTCCCTGCACAA AAAAATTGTTATCAAATTTGgtaagaagaagaggaagagcgAGTCCTCGGATGAAGAGTCCGACAGCGAGCCGACGCCACGGCGCTCCTCGAAGGACGATGACTCG AAGAGAAGATCTAATCGgcaagtgaaaagaaaaaaatacgtAGAAGAGGGAGAGTGCAAGATATCAGACGAAGAGAAGAAAGTGACGGTGAAAGTGAAGAGGGCCGGCACTGCACCCCGCAAGGAGCACGCTCTGCAACTGTTCGTG GAGAACCCGAGTGAAGAAGATGCAGCGGTCGTTGATAAAATCATGTCTTCGAGGAGAGTGAAAAAAGAG GTCACACCAGGAGTGATGGCTGAAGTTGAAGAGTtttatgtaaaatacaaaaacta CTCCTATTTGCATTGTGAATGGGCCACAGAACAACAGCTCTTAAAGGACAAGAGGATTCATCTGAAGATTAAACGATTCAAGATTAAACAAGCACAAAGGGCCCACTTCTTTGCTGAT ATGGAGGAGGATCCGTTCAACCCAGACTATGTCGAGGTAGATAGAGTGCTAGACGTCTCCTACTGTGAGGACAAGGACACGGGTGAG CCTTTGATTTATTACCTGGTGAAGTGGAGCTCGCTGCCTTATGAAGACAGCACTTGGGAGCTGAAGGAAGACGTTGACCAGTCTAAAATCGAGGAGTTTGAACTACTGCAGGCAGCCAGAGCAGACCCTCGAAGGAGG GAGCGACCTCCAGCCAACATGTGGAAGAAAAAAGAGGAATCCAGGGAGTATCAAAATGGAAACCAGCTCAGGGACTACCAGCTTGAAGGAGTGAACTGGCTTCTCTTCAACTGGTACAATAG ACGGAACTGTATTCTTGCTGACGAAATGGGCCTCGGCAAGACCATCCAGTCCATCACATTCCTTGAAGAAATCTACCTGACGGGAATCCGGGGGCCCTTCCTGATCATCGCCCCCCTCTCCACCATCGCAAACTGGGAGCGGGAGTTCAGGACCTGGACCCACCTCAACGTTATCGTCTACCACGGCAGCATGATCAGCCGGCAGATGCTGCAGCAGTACGAGATGTACTGCAGGGATTCCCAG GGCCGCGTGGTTCGTGGAGCGTACAAGTTCCAGGCCATCATCACCACGTTCGAGATGATCCTCGGAGGCTCCCCGGAGCTGAACGCCATCGAGTGGCGCTGTGTGATCATCGACGAGGCTCACAGGCTGAAGAACAAGAACTGCAAATTACTGGAGGGGTTCAAGCTCATGAATCTG GAGCACAAGGTGCTGCTTACAGGAACCCCGCTGCAGAACACAGTGGAGGAGCTTTTCAGCTTGCTGCACTTCCTCGAGCCATCCCACTTCCCCTCCGAATCCACCTTCATGCAGGAATTCGGAGACCTCAAGACCGAGGAACAG GTCCAGAAGCTCCAGGCCATCCTGAAGCCCATGATGCTGCGGCGACTGAAGGAGGATGTGGAAAAGAAGCTGGCTCCCAAGCAGGAGACCATCATCGAGGTGGAGCTCACCAACATCCAGAAGAAGTACTACCGAGCCATCCTGGAGAAGAACTTCTCATTCTTGTCGAAAGGCGTGGGCCAGGCCAACGTCCCAAACCTGGTGAACACCATGATGGAGCTCAGGAAGTGCTGCAACCACCCCTACCTCATCAAAG GGGCGGAGGAGAAAATCCTGGAAGATTTCCGCGAGACGTACAGCCCGGCTTCCCTGAACTTCCACCTGCAGGCGATGATCCAGTCCGCAGGGAAGCTGGTCCTCATCGACAAGCTGCTTCCCAAGATGAAGGCTGGGGGTCACAAGGTGCTCATCTTCTCCCAGATGGTGCGCTGCCTGGACATCCTGGAGGACTACCTCATCCAGAGGAG GTACCTGTACGAGCGGATCGACGGCAGAGTGCGGGGGAACCTGAGGCAGGCAGCTATCGATCGCTTCAGCAAGCCCGACTCGGACCGCTTTGTGTTCCTGCTATGCACCAGGGCTGGCGGGCTGGGGATCAACCTGACTGCAGCCGATACCTGCATCATCTTCGACTCGGACTGGAACCCCCAGAACGACCTGCAG GCTCAAGCGCGCTGCCACAGGATTGGTCAGGACAAGGCGGTGAAGGTGTACAGGCTGATCACCCGCAACTCCTACGAGAGGGAGATGTTCGACAGAGCCAGCCTGAAGCTGGGCTTGGACAAGGCTGTGTTGCAGAGCATGAGTGGGAGAGACAACagcactgggggg CAAATGCAGCAGCTCTCCAAGAAGGAGATTGAGAACTTGCTGCGGAGAGGGGCCTACGGGGCCATCATGGACGAGGAGGACGAAGGGTCCAAATTCTGCGAGGAAGACATCGACCAGATCCTGCAGCGGCGAACCAAAACCATCACCATAGAGTCGGAGGGGAGGGGCTCCACTTTTGCAAAA GCCAGTTTCGTGGCATCAGGGAACAGGACAGATATCTCTCTGGATGATCCAAACTTCTGGGACAAGTGGGCTAAGAAAGCAGAGATTGATATGGATGCCCTCAATGACAGA AACAGCCTGGTGATCGACACCCCGAGAGTGAGGAAGCAGACCCGGCCCTTCAGCGCCACGAAGGAGGAACTGGCAGAGTTATCGGAGGGGGAGAGCGAGGGTGACGACAAGCCCAAACTGCGCCGGCCGCACGACCGCCTCAGCGGCTACGGCAGGACCGAGTGCTTCCGGGTCGAGAAGAACCTGCTGGTTTATGG GTGGGGCCGCTGGAGAGACATCCTGCAGCACAGCCGCTTCAAGAGGCAGCTGAATGAGCACGACGTGGAAGTCATCTGCCGGGCGCTGCTCTCCTACTGCCTGGTGCACTACCGAGGCGACGACAAGATCAAGAGCTTCATGTGGGACCTGATCGCTCCCAGCGAGGACGGCCAGACCAAGGAGCTTCAGAACCACCTCG GGCTCTCCGCTCCAGTGCCCAGGGGCCGCAAAGGGAAGAAGATGAAGACTCAGCCCAGCACTTTTGACATCCAGAAAGCAGAGTGGCTGCACAAACACAACCCAGAACACCTGCTGCAGGACGAGGGCTATAAGAAGCACATCAAACACCACTGCAACAA GGTGCTGCTTCGAGTGAGGATGCTGTATTACCTGAAGCAGGAGGTAATAGGAGACCATTTCCAGAAGGTGATTGACGGGGCTGATTCCAG CGAGATTGACATGTGGGTTCCAGAACCGGACCACTCTGAACTTCCTGCTAACTGGTGGGATGCAGACGCCGACAAGAATCTCCTGCTTGGCGTCTTTAAGCATG GTTATGAAAAGTATAGCACCATAAGAGGAGATCCAGCCCTGAGCTTTTTGGAGCGAGTGGGCAAGCCTGACGAGAAGGCAATCGCCGCGGAGCAGAGGGCAAACGACTACATGGATGG AGATGGTGACGACCCTGAATACAAACCGGCTCCAGCGCTGCTTAAGGACGAGATGGAG GACGACGTCTCGTCCCCTGGAGAGCTGATCATTGCAGACGGTAATGGAG ATGggcagatgatgatgatgatggaagGCGACACAATATATTGGCCCCCTCCCTCTGCCTTAACCACTCGCCTGCGTCGACTCATTACAGCCTACCAGCGCAACACCAAGAACAGGCAGGTCCGGCAGATCCGGCAGATCCGGCAGATCCAGCAGGTGTACCCAGTGCAGCCCAGCGCCCTGCCGCCTGCACACCAGGAGCTCATCAACCGCAAGATAGCAGCAAAGATAGAGCGGCAGCAAAG ATGGACCAGACGAGAAGAGGCAGATTTCTACAGAGTGGTGTCCACGTTCGGAGTGGTGTTCGACCCAGAGCAGGGCCGGTTCGACTGGACCAAGTTCCGCGCCATGGCCAGGCTGCACAAGAAGACGGACGAGAGCTTGCAGAAGTACCTGTGTGCTTTCTCAGCCATGTGCCGAAGGGTCTGCCGTCTGCCTCCCAAGGAAGGAG AATCTGCGGACCCGTCCATCTCTATCCAGGCGATCACGGAAGAGCGAGCCTCGCGCACGCTGTACCGCATCGAGCTCCTACGCAAGGTCAGGGAGCAGGTGCTGCGGCACCCCCAGCTCTACGAGCGGCTGCAGCTGTGCCACCCCAGCCAGGACCTGCCGGTGTGGTGGGAAACGGGCACGCACGACCGGGACCTTCTGATCGGCGCAGCCAAGCATGGAGTCAGCCGCACGGACTACCACATCCTCCGAGACCCCGAGCTGAGCTTCATGACGGCCCAGAGAAACTACAGCCAGAACAAAGGGGTGCAGTCCAGGACCCCCACTCCCCtcctgcagcaacagcagcagcatcagaTGGGCCTGGCTGGGTCTCCCCTCACCCCGCAGCCCAGGTTACAGGACCCCAAGACAGGTCAGCCGGAGGACTCCCAACCAAAAGCGGAAAGGACTGACCAGCTCAAAGAGGAACCACACACGTCCGAGGAGGAAGGGTTtgggtcagcaggggaatccaagGTCAAACTGGAGCCTTGGAGCCCGCAGGGAGGCGCCTGTGTGTCCCTGGGTGCACTGGACAGcaaggcagagggagagagacgCATGGTGGCAGCCAGGACTGAACCCCTAACTCCCAGCTCCGTGGTGAAGAAGCAGAAGCGCAGCAGCAAGAGGGGGCGAGGCGGAGGCGGGGtcggggaaggggaagggggtggggggtcaGACTCGGACTCTGACggctcgtcctcctcctcgcgctcctcctcttcatcttcatcatcctcatGCTCTCGGTCTggctccagctcctcctcctcctcttcctcctcctcctcctgctcgtCAGGATCCTCCTCTTcgtcatcctcctcctcttcttcctcagaAGACAGCGACAGCGACTCTGAGGACAGGAAGGAGAATG TCGAAGTCACCCCTGTAGTGAAAGGTTTCGATGAAGACAGCGTGGCGTCGCTCAGCACTACCCACGACGAGACTCAGGACAGCTTCCTCACTGACAACGGGCCACCCAGCTCTGCCCACGTCTTTCAGGGCGGGTACATGCTCGCTGCCTCCTACTGGCCTAAG GATCGGGGGATGATCAATCGTCTGGACAGTATTTGCCAGGCAGTGCTGAAAGGGAAATGGCCCACAGTCAGGAAGAGCTACGATGGCACTGCCGTGGCTTCCTTTTACACCACCAAGCTCCTGGACAGCCCAGGCGCAGACACAGGGCTCCAGGGGCACCCGGCTCCCCGGGACGAGCCGGCTCTGTCGTCTCCGATGTCAAAG GAAGGTGGCTTGAAGCTGACTTTCCAGAAGCAGGCCCCCCCCCAGAAGAGGCCTTTGGACAGCGAGGAGGGCCCTCTGGGGCAGCAGCAGTACTTGGCTCGCCTGCGGGAGCTGCAGAGCGCCTCAGACACCAGCCTGGCCGACTTTTCCAAGTCTCTGCCCGCTCCAG cagcagcagcagcaacagcagcctctAGCCAGTTGAGACCAAATGGAGTGCTGGATGGCCAGCCTGCCGTGAAGAAGAGGAGAGGCAGACGGAAGAACGTAGAGGGCATGGACCTGCTCTTCATGACTAAGAACAAGCCAGCTCCCAACCAT CTCAGCCCAGGTGGTGGCAGTGGCCCTAAGGACAGCTCCTGTGTGAACCCAGCACAGGTGCTCAGCCAGCCTCCAGGAGCGCTGGACACGGAGAGCAGAGTCCCGGTGATTAACCTGAAGGACGGGACGCGGCTCGCTGGGCATGATGCACCGAAAAAGAAGGATCTGGAGAAGTGGCTGAAGGACCACCCAGGATATGTAGCAGATGTGGGAGCATTCATTCCT ggtaaaatgacatttcaagatGGCAGACCCAAACAGAAGAGGCATCGGTGTAGAAATCCCAACAAGATTGATGTGAACAGCCTGACTGGAGAGGAAAGGGTGCAGGTCATCAACCGGCGGAATGCGAGAAAG GTGGGAGGAGCATTTGCTCCTCCACTGAAGGACCTGTGCAGATTCCTGCAAGAGAACCGGGAGTATGGAGTACCGCCTGAATGGGCAGAGGTAGTGAAGCATTCG GGCTTCCTTCCAGAAAGCATGTTCGACCGCATTCTCACGGGACCGGTGGTTCGCCAGGAGGTGAGCAGACGAGGCCGGCGACCGAAGAGCGAGGTTTCCAAGGCGGTCGCTGGGAGCAGCGGCCCTGCGATGGCTGTCAACCCTCTGCTGACCAACGGCCTGCTCTCAGAGATGGACCTGTCCAGCCTGCAGGCCCTGCAGCAGAACCTCCAGAACCTCCAGTCCTTGCAGCTGACTGCCGGTCTGATGGGCCTGCCAGCCGGAGACGCCAACAACCTGGCCTCCATGTTTCCCATGATGCTCTCTGGCATGGCAGGGCTGCCCAACCTGCTGGGCATGAGCGGCCTGCTGGGCACATGCCCTGAAGGGCCTGGCTCTGAGGACAGGAAGGGAAGCAGCGCTGACCCCTCTGCAGCGGAAGCCAAGGGTGACAGGACAGAAGGTCCCCTGGCTGGCTCGGGAGAAGCCTCCATGACCAGCTCTCCTTCGACCTCCACTGCTGCACCACCAAGTGCTTCTGCTGTAGCCTCAGCAGCTGCAGCCTCAAACCACCCGCTGGCTCTTAACCCCTTGTTACTATCCAGTATGCTTTATCCAGGGATGCTACTCACACCAGGCCTTAATCTTCCTATTCCACCATTGTCTCAGTCTAATCTTTTCGACATGCAGCAGAGTACAAACAGTGACTCAAGCGCCGCGAAGGCCTCAGAAGGAGCGGTGCAGGAAACCCCGGGCGAACCTCAGGAAgaggggagcggagagagcgagcgggGGCCTGTCGGTGTGGACCCCCAGAGGGACAACAGCACAGAAGAGGGCTCTGAGAAAGGGGCTTCTTCTTCATCGTCAGAGTCTGGAAGTTCATCATCTTCATCGGATGATTCGGACTCGAGTGACGAAGACTGA